In Phreatobacter aquaticus, a single genomic region encodes these proteins:
- a CDS encoding sigma-70 family RNA polymerase sigma factor → MSGDTFRDGLIAEIPNLRAFATSLSGSMQLADDLVQDTLLKAWSNVDKFTPGTSLRAWLFTILRNTYFSLYRKRGREIQDSEGTYTERLATHGSQESHLDLADFRKALATLPEEQREALIMVGASGLSYEETADICGIAVGTVKSRVNRARAKLAEILSIDGANEYGPDRKTTAALQRTPVASGG, encoded by the coding sequence ATGAGCGGTGACACGTTCAGGGACGGTCTGATTGCGGAAATTCCGAATCTTCGCGCCTTCGCAACCTCGCTGTCGGGATCGATGCAACTGGCCGATGACCTCGTCCAGGACACGCTCCTGAAAGCCTGGTCGAATGTCGACAAGTTCACGCCCGGCACCAGTCTCAGGGCCTGGCTCTTCACCATCCTGCGCAACACCTATTTCTCGCTCTACCGCAAGCGCGGCCGCGAGATTCAGGACAGCGAGGGCACCTATACCGAGCGGCTGGCGACCCATGGTTCGCAGGAGAGCCATCTCGACCTCGCCGACTTCCGGAAGGCACTCGCCACGCTTCCCGAGGAGCAGCGCGAAGCGCTGATCATGGTCGGGGCCAGCGGCCTCTCCTACGAGGAGACGGCCGATATCTGTGGCATCGCGGTCGGCACGGTGAAGAGCCGCGTCAATCGTGCCCGCGCCAAGCTCGCCGAGATCCTGTCGATCGATGGTGCGAATGAATACGGGCCGGATCGCAAGACCACCGCTGCCCTGCAGCGCACACCCGTAGCCTCGGGCGGCTGA
- a CDS encoding NepR family anti-sigma factor, with protein sequence MGWPQATIQAPRLASDIFLNFRGTFAETWRSYRGSVCMTASKGVEAQMMNPEDEDRKSEPEVFEPVLDQRIQDMIGRSLKAHYDDLIKAPIPDKFLVLLAQLEAKERQEQAKGQADER encoded by the coding sequence ATGGGATGGCCGCAGGCAACCATTCAGGCCCCTCGCTTGGCAAGCGATATATTTTTGAATTTTCGTGGAACCTTTGCCGAAACCTGGCGTTCTTATCGCGGTTCGGTGTGTATGACCGCATCGAAAGGTGTCGAGGCGCAGATGATGAATCCAGAAGACGAAGATCGCAAGTCTGAACCTGAGGTCTTCGAGCCAGTTCTTGACCAGCGCATTCAGGACATGATCGGTCGCTCGCTCAAGGCGCATTACGACGACCTGATCAAGGCACCGATCCCCGACAAGTTTCTGGTTCTTCTTGCCCAACTCGAGGCGAAGGAACGCCAGGAACAGGCAAAGGGCCAAGCCGATGAGCGGTGA
- a CDS encoding response regulator produces the protein MSIAQEISPHLPYLRRFARTLSGTQASGDAYVMATLEALIEAPSIFEKQLGERIALYRIFIKLWLSVSVNTETRGERSFAERNLDALTPQSRQAFLLRTVEGFSLTEVATIMNCTSAEAMDLLNAAGREIAEQVATDVVIIEDEPIIALDIETMVQELGHRVAGIASTHKEAVALVTAKRPGLVLADIQLADGSSGLDAVNEILRTISVPVIFITAYPERLLTGDRPEPTFLITKPFQPDAVKAAISQALFFDRRAGQAAA, from the coding sequence ATGTCCATCGCACAGGAAATTTCACCGCATCTTCCGTATCTTAGGCGGTTTGCCAGGACGCTGAGCGGCACGCAGGCCAGCGGCGACGCCTATGTCATGGCGACGCTGGAAGCGCTCATCGAGGCGCCCTCGATCTTCGAGAAGCAGCTCGGCGAGCGCATCGCGCTGTATCGGATTTTCATCAAGCTCTGGTTGTCTGTGTCCGTCAACACGGAGACGCGCGGCGAGCGGAGCTTTGCCGAACGCAATCTCGATGCGCTCACGCCGCAATCGCGCCAGGCCTTCCTCCTGCGCACTGTCGAGGGCTTCTCGCTCACCGAGGTCGCAACCATCATGAACTGCACCTCCGCGGAGGCCATGGATCTCCTGAACGCTGCCGGCCGTGAAATCGCCGAACAGGTTGCAACCGACGTCGTCATCATCGAGGACGAGCCGATCATCGCGCTCGATATCGAGACCATGGTGCAGGAGCTCGGTCATCGCGTGGCGGGCATCGCCTCCACCCACAAGGAAGCCGTCGCCCTGGTCACCGCCAAGCGGCCAGGCCTGGTGCTGGCCGACATCCAGCTCGCCGATGGCAGCTCCGGCCTCGATGCGGTGAACGAGATCCTGCGCACGATCTCCGTGCCGGTGATCTTCATCACGGCCTATCCCGAGCGCCTGCTGACCGGCGACCGGCCGGAGCCGACGTTCCTGATCACCAAGCCCTTCCAGCCCGATGCGGTGAAGGCTGCCATCAGCCAGGCCCTGTTCTTCGATAGGCGGGCCGGACAGGCTGCTGCGTGA
- a CDS encoding DUF1328 domain-containing protein produces the protein MISLAIACLIVVLLTAILGFGGIVGATLATTQLVFVVALVGFGLSAMAGVARLRD, from the coding sequence ATGATCAGTCTTGCGATTGCTTGTCTCATCGTTGTCCTGCTGACCGCCATTCTGGGGTTCGGCGGCATTGTCGGCGCAACCCTCGCCACGACCCAGCTTGTGTTTGTCGTCGCGCTGGTCGGCTTCGGACTGTCGGCCATGGCGGGCGTGGCGCGCCTGCGGGACTAG
- a CDS encoding AI-2E family transporter has protein sequence MAWESLSGLRARSEPPIDEPDVAPEDDGHDPVLRYAALGIFLILFTAVLYVTRVIALPVIAGAIFGLVLGPATDRLVRHGVPQHLAAAILVLAVVALGTGAIGLLAVPLAAWSDQWPAMMAALQTKLQPILELVKQMEGALTHFSSSSGLEVNVANGSPLMHFAISSTTAMSGVLIFLATTYFYLATRRVLKVRILRLCLGGDVRKSASSFFNEIEQQVTAYLGVVTAINLGLGVAMTIIAWIAGLPFPIFWGAMAFLLNFLALIGPIVVAGLVFAAGLLTATTTLGALWPALVFYGLHLIESNALTPAIVGNRLTVPPFLVFLSLIFWLWLWGPVGAVLSTPLLLIAMVAIETIRDHGDSGDVSRREVPLSGQRNRSAVSALSD, from the coding sequence ATGGCGTGGGAGAGTTTGTCCGGTCTACGCGCGCGTTCCGAGCCGCCAATCGACGAACCGGATGTGGCCCCCGAAGATGATGGGCATGATCCTGTGCTGCGCTACGCCGCGCTCGGGATCTTCCTGATCCTGTTCACAGCCGTTCTCTATGTCACGCGGGTGATCGCCTTGCCGGTGATTGCCGGCGCCATCTTCGGCCTGGTCCTGGGGCCGGCAACTGACCGGTTGGTGCGCCATGGCGTTCCCCAGCACCTGGCTGCCGCTATTCTGGTTCTGGCGGTCGTCGCACTTGGCACCGGAGCCATTGGTCTACTGGCGGTGCCGCTTGCCGCCTGGAGCGACCAATGGCCAGCCATGATGGCCGCGCTTCAGACCAAGCTGCAGCCGATCCTGGAGCTCGTGAAGCAGATGGAGGGAGCGCTCACGCATTTCTCCAGCTCGTCCGGCCTGGAAGTGAACGTGGCCAATGGCAGCCCGCTGATGCATTTCGCGATCTCGTCGACGACGGCGATGAGCGGCGTGCTGATCTTCCTGGCCACGACCTATTTCTACCTCGCCACCCGCCGGGTCTTGAAGGTGCGCATCCTCAGGCTTTGCCTCGGTGGCGATGTCAGGAAATCCGCCAGCAGCTTCTTCAATGAGATCGAGCAACAGGTCACCGCCTATCTCGGCGTCGTGACGGCGATCAATCTGGGTCTTGGCGTCGCCATGACCATTATCGCGTGGATCGCCGGCCTGCCGTTCCCGATCTTCTGGGGGGCCATGGCGTTTCTCCTCAACTTTCTGGCTCTGATTGGCCCGATTGTCGTGGCAGGACTGGTCTTCGCCGCGGGGCTTCTGACTGCCACCACGACGCTTGGCGCCCTCTGGCCGGCTCTCGTGTTCTATGGCCTCCATCTCATCGAATCGAATGCCCTGACACCGGCCATCGTGGGCAATCGGCTGACGGTGCCGCCGTTCCTCGTGTTCCTGTCGCTGATCTTCTGGCTGTGGCTCTGGGGGCCGGTCGGCGCTGTTCTGTCCACGCCGCTCCTGCTCATCGCGATGGTCGCCATCGAGACCATCAGGGATCACGGCGATTCCGGCGATGTCTCGCGGAGGGAGGTCCCGCTCTCGGGCCAGCGGAACCGATCGGCCGTGTCAGCGTTGTCAGACTGA
- a CDS encoding CsbD family protein — protein sequence MNWDRVEGNWKQLKGNVKEQWGKLTDDDLDVIAGRRDQLEGRLQERYGYAKDKAKQEVDTWFSSRNWN from the coding sequence ATGAATTGGGACCGCGTTGAAGGCAATTGGAAGCAGCTCAAGGGCAACGTCAAGGAACAGTGGGGCAAGCTCACCGATGACGACCTCGACGTGATCGCCGGTCGCCGCGATCAGCTCGAGGGGCGCCTCCAGGAGCGCTACGGCTACGCCAAGGACAAGGCGAAGCAGGAAGTCGACACCTGGTTCTCCAGTCGCAACTGGAACTGA
- a CDS encoding response regulator, giving the protein MTDGPDNSNSSGVFTVLAVDDDALVRFGMVAMLEELGHVVHEASSGSEAITCLAENPAIQIVVTDQAMPGMSGLELIDEMRRRFPSVRPVLATGYGASGADGKPLPNVPRLNKPYTQDDIVAIFAEL; this is encoded by the coding sequence ATGACCGATGGTCCCGACAACTCGAACTCAAGCGGTGTCTTCACGGTCCTGGCGGTGGATGACGACGCGCTGGTCCGCTTCGGCATGGTCGCCATGCTGGAGGAACTTGGCCATGTCGTTCACGAGGCCAGCTCCGGTTCCGAGGCGATCACATGCCTTGCCGAGAATCCGGCAATCCAGATCGTCGTCACCGATCAGGCGATGCCAGGCATGAGTGGCCTTGAGTTGATCGACGAGATGCGGAGGCGGTTCCCGTCGGTGCGTCCGGTCCTGGCGACCGGGTACGGCGCCTCCGGTGCCGATGGCAAGCCTCTGCCCAACGTTCCACGTCTCAACAAGCCCTACACGCAGGACGATATCGTGGCGATCTTCGCGGAGCTTTGA
- a CDS encoding PepSY domain-containing protein, which translates to MSRTLLSAIALSLATTFAYAQTTPPAQPPAATTPAMPAPPAASTAPATPPAINTAPLEPGANSFTEAQARRRLEDAGLSAITDLAKDDQGVWRGRATRNGTAVAVGLDFRGNIAAQ; encoded by the coding sequence ATGTCCCGCACGCTCCTATCCGCAATCGCCCTGTCCCTTGCGACGACGTTTGCCTATGCCCAGACCACTCCGCCGGCCCAGCCGCCGGCCGCAACCACCCCAGCCATGCCCGCACCGCCAGCGGCATCGACAGCGCCGGCGACGCCACCGGCCATCAACACGGCACCGCTCGAACCTGGCGCCAACAGCTTCACCGAGGCCCAGGCTCGCCGCCGCCTGGAGGATGCCGGCCTGAGCGCGATCACCGACCTTGCCAAGGATGACCAGGGTGTCTGGCGTGGCCGCGCAACCCGCAATGGCACCGCCGTCGCCGTCGGTCTCGATTTCCGCGGCAATATCGCTGCCCAGTGA